DNA from Malus sylvestris chromosome 11, drMalSylv7.2, whole genome shotgun sequence:
TTTAGACTAAGTGCTGCACTAACGGCTATACTTTTGGTATTTTCCAGCGTCGAAAGTTCCTATAACTTAATCTGCAGGAAGATCATATTATTATAAATCAATTTACGATAGGGAAGTGTTACTGATACTCAAAAAATCTATTCTACACTCCTtaaaagtgtatttttctttcctaatatagaaagtttgaaaggtagaatgagatttttggagtgctaataacaattcctttaCGATAAATGAAAATCATTATTTCGAAGTGTAATATGTATAAAGGAGTGCTGAAATTTAATTACTTCTTCTGTTGGGAGTTGATCTTGTTGGAAGTTGATGAGTGGGGAACTGGGAAGACATGAAACTTATTAAAAAGGATGATGAAATTTACGAGGAAGACAAGAAAGAAGAAACCTGCTCTCCCTCATCTTAAATCGTTCTGGTTACAATGCTttaagttgtttgtttgtgtgtaCATTTAGGTGTTAGCTAGGAGTTCATGTCATAATTTTTATGCTATTGCATCCCGGCACACATGTGTATCATAATAGAAAGTTGAGGCTTTCACCATCTGATTGGCATTCTGAAGAGCAATCCAACTTATTTAAGGTCATTTCAAAACGCTCTCTTATGTGTGGCGAATATTCAAGTTAAACATGTGAACAATACAAATGGGGTGATATGAAGCATGTGTGGCAGCTGAGTTTTTCACGGGGCCAATCTGCTATGATAATATGAAGAAAATTTGAGGttacaccataaaatcaatcgGCAATATATGGAGTATAACCCAACTTACTTTTAAGCCCATGCAAGATCTCTTCTCCATCTATATGGAATTTATTCTCAACAATCACCTTCACATGAAATACAAATGCCTAGACTGTCAGGAAAACACTACTAAAACTCTAAGGTGCCATTTCATAACTTCGCTTTAAAAATTTTGGTGTGTACTTTCATTTGTTTAGAAGtgaaaacaatttttaattGTCATGCCTAAACGATGTCTAATATGAATAAAACGTTATCAGTTATGAATTTGTATAGTGAAAGTACGTTAATCACAATGAGAGAATAAGGTGGTGTATCCATGGGTGGTGGATGCAAGTACCGTCCACCTTTGTATACTTGGACTTTGAAAATTAGGCTATGTTTGGGTGAGAGATTTCTATGTACCAAGGCTACGACATGGTTAAGATtctagtttttctttaaaacctAATCGTTTGATAATCCAATGTTTTATATTTGGGCCAAGGTAAATGAATAGGTTTAAACTCAGGTGGGCTCTCATTCACGAACTTCACACTTTTTCACTTTGTTTCGGGTACAGAAGCCCAATCCGTTTCCTTCATTTGTAGACTAGGCAGGCCTGTTAACCCGATCCAAGCCTTTTCCTTCATGTGGGCGCGCCTGAGCTGTAGTAACGGCTACTAATTTGAACTATCTGGCAAATTGACTAATTTGTCCTTTTAAGCTGAGccctatttcaaaaaattatatttaaaataaataaatattatattttcattgagaaaacaaaattagaagagattttagttttaaaatataaaaataacgAGTGTTTTTTTTATCCACAACTGAAGATAAGAGAACAAAAccataaagtaaaataaaattttggatTACAAGTGTAATATATTCACAAGaaatttttattctattttatgGTTTACTATATTTGAAGTGGATTTGGTAATTTGTGGGACAAAACAAGTTTGATGATGTTATAAATATGACCGTTTTATGTTGTATGCGGTCTATGATATATACTGACTTCTTACTAATATCTAGTGAGaagaatcatccataaaaaaagaaaaaagaaaaaaaaaagcatggtTTAAATATTGACATAAATTTATACATTTTCACACTTCAGTCATTTTCCTATTTTTTGAATTAATCATTagtttgaaaaatattaaaaataaaaacatatcaaAATCATCTTTCTCAACGGTCATAATCCCTCTCCTCCTCCACGTTTAAAAAAACAAcgctctcctccctctctctccaacGTTTTCGAATTCAAACTCTCTCTAGATTGCTCGCGATCTTAGAACAATGAGGACGAAGAACAAAAACACCGACAGCGCCGGCGAGTCTCGGTTTTTAGGAACCATTTCGGCTTCTTCGCTTCGAAACCTCCTTCCCAGATCCACTTCCACCAAGAACAgcaaatccatcttcaactttCGAAACCCTAACTCCGAAAATACTCCTCCACTCAGTCCTAACATCCAGACCAATCGCCACGCTGGCGACGATCCGTCTGCTTCGCCAATCAAGCCTGTACTCTCCGATCTGTCCAAATCTCAGATCACAGAATCGGACGGCCAGGAACAAGCGTCGGCTGCTCTTAACTCACCAACGGTGAAGGTATTTATGAACTATTGTTTACGTTTATTGTCTAAATTCGGAATCTGAGAATTAAGAACCTAAGCAATTTGAAAATTGAATATTAGAAGCTTAATTTTTGAAACTGCTTAATTTTCAGAGTGTGATTGATCGATCCAACGGTCAGGGTGAACTCCTACCACCTCTGGACCCATCGGTGAAGGTAAttgaaattgttttcattcatttacatattttttGTATCAttaccttttgtttttcttattttctttgggttttttaaatttgtacagGTTGTGGTGAGAATTAGACCTACTAAAGATGGTGCAAATTGGGGAGATCGGACAGTTAAGAAGGTTTCTTCGCGCAGTTTGTCCGTTGGGGACCGTACATTTTCATTTGATTCGGTTTTTGATTCGAAATCCGGACAGGTAAGATTCTTTGATTAGTATGGAATTACATTTTTAAGCTCTGAGTAGGTGAAACCTGAACAATATGAAGAGTGAGGAATTGGATTTTGTTACTCTTGTTAGCTTCGACAACAAAAGTCAAGTGGATTTTGATTCATGGTTACTTTTTGGTTCGTACCAGGAAGATGTTTTTCAGATGGTTGGTGTGCCTGTGGTTGAAAATGCATTAGCCGGTTACAATACTTCCATCTTGTCATATGGACAGGTACGAATTCATATCCGTAGATGAAAGTCATTTCAACTAGGACAATTTTGTATTTGTTGTGTGAATACCTTTTATTGATTTCTCTTTAGAGCGGAAGTGGCAAGACATACACACTCTGGGGTCCGCCGAGTGCTATGGTTGAGGATGCCTCTCCTGGAAGTTGCCAAGGCATTGTTCCACGCATCTTCCAAATGTTGTTTTCTGAGATTCAAAGGGTACGCTTTTTGGTTTCTTGTTTAGTTTTTATAGCTGGAAAATTGCGAAAGCACTAAGTAGGCGTGTATTGACATGTATTCATTAATGTTTGTTTGGGATTTGTACATGCAGGAGCAAGAGAACTCTGAAGGGAAACAGTTGAATTACCAGTTCCGTTGCTCTTTTCTCGAGGTATACTTGTTCTTACGTTTCTAAATTCTTTCTATAATATATAGCCTAGTATCCTTATTTAGTAATGTGGTTTGTAAATTTTTCTGTACCACAGATATATAACGAACAAATAGGAGATTTACTTGATCCAACCTTGCGGAACCTTGAGGTGGAGGTTTTCTTTAATATTAAGTTCTTTCACTGATgcttgtttttcaattttttgggtACATTAGTAAATGCTTAAGATACTAATGGGTATTACTTTAATCTGTTTTAGATTAAGGATGACCCAAAAAATGGATTTTATGTTGAGAATCTGACTGAGGAGTATGTGACTAGCTATGAGGATGTGACACAAATTTTGATTAAGGTGAGCTATATACGTACAATTTTCCATTTACCATCGAGGTCCAAATGTCTATTTTTTCTCGTTTTCTGCTTCACATACTCATCAAGTTTTCTGTACCTGGAGCAGGGGCTTTCAAGTAGAAAAGTTGGAGCAACTAGCATGAACTCCAAGAGCTCAAGGTCCCATATTGTTTGTACATTCATCATCGAATCCTGGTGTAAGGTAAATGCACATTGAAATTTTAGATCTACTAATGGGATATTATTTTTCTAGAATAGAAGGTGGTTTAATTACTAGTTTCGTGTCTGTCACTTGAGCGTAGTGCTTAATTACTTCATTCTACAGGAGACCTCATCCAAGTGCTTTGGTAGCTCAAAAACAAGCAGGATGAGTTTTGTTGATCTTGCTGGCCTGGATAGAAATAAAGGTGATGATGATACAGGTAGAAAATGTGCGAGGGAAGACAAATATGTAAAGAAGTCATTGTCAAGGCTTGGGTATGATTCCGCAACCTTCTTCTTATCTGATTCCTTCACtttcaaatttcataatttttccaTCAGGCACCTAATTGTAGACAACTTCTTGTTACAATATGACGAATACATCCCCGATGACAACATAAGAAAAATAGTTGCTCACTATTACTTTCTTCTGCATTAAATTATTATTCGTACACAAGGATCTCTTTTATGGAAAGATAACAAAGCTTTTGAGTATTTCTAGACTTTGACGATCATTTGTCTATGACCAGTACTGTAACTTTTCAAGGATTAATGTTGTTATTTTGGTGCAGGCTTTTGGTAAATACTCTTGCAAAAGCGCCTCAGTCTGGAAAATCTGAAGATGTTCCATATAAGTCTTCCTGCTTAACAAATTTACTGCGAGAATCAATTGGTGGCAACTCAAAACTAACTGTCATATGTGCAATTTCCCCAGATAACAAGTATTTGACTGCACTCTGCTAATTGCTTTTTTCCTATGAAGTttgatttattattaatatGCTTGGATACCTGCATAGCATACATACATTTACTGATGAAACATGTAGTCAATGTATTAAGTCCTCGTAAAATTGATTGTGCTTGTCAAATGCAGAAATAATGGTGAGATACTGCAAACACTAAGGTTTGGAGAACGAGTGAAATCTGTTAGGAATGAACCAGTAATAAATGAAATAACAGAGGATGATGTTAATGATCTGAGTGATCAAATTCGCCAGTTAAAGGTACTAAGTTCTTTGTAGTTCTATCTGGAATTCTGTCATAAAGGCTGAAGGTGATAGAAATTTGAGATTTATGAAATGTGTGTTTTGCAGGAAGAACTTATAAGAGCAAAGTCTAGTGGATCGCTTGTGATTAAGAACGGATATTTCCAAGGGAGAAATGTACGTGAAAGCTTGAATCAATTGCGGGTGAGCCTGAATCGATCTTTGATTTTACCCAGCATAGATAATGATTCTGATGAAGAGGTAAATATGGATGAACATGATGTAAGGGAACTACGTGAGCAGCTAGATGAGCTGCATAATTCTTATGAGAAGGATATTAGGGACAATTCTGTCAGTAAAGATTCTGATCAGTTGGGTGGAAGTTGTGATACGGACTCGATAAGGGAAGCTGACTTTCATAGTTCAGACGAAAAAGAAATCGAGGTATTTGAAGAAATTGATCTGGAATTTTCTCAGAATGAGCTTCCTCCTAAGGACAACAACAAATTGGCAGAAAACCTTTCTCCTACCACCGCCAGTCTAGAAAACAGAAGTGGTGTTTCAATCAGTTTATGCTGTCAGTCCCCAGTCCTCCAAGACCCAACACTGTCTGAGTCTCCAAAAATTGGAAATGCACAAAGAAAGAGTGTCACTTTTGCACCAAGTTGTTCAGTTAGTCAGAACAATGTACCAGACAATTCCAAGTTCAAGTCAGATGTATTGAGACACTCacttaaccaaagtgaaaacaTCCAATCCTCTTTGCGCTCAAGCAAGATATTTCCAGGCCCCACTGAGTCATTGGCTGCCAGCCTCCAGAGGGGCTTGCAGATAATTGACTCCCACCAGCAGAACTCCAAATCAAGCAAATCTGCAGTCTCGTTCTCCTTTGAGCATTTGGCATTGAAACCTGTTAAAGCTAATTCTTCATCTCAAAC
Protein-coding regions in this window:
- the LOC126591384 gene encoding kinesin-like protein KIN-12F isoform X2, with the translated sequence MRTKNKNTDSAGESRFLGTISASSLRNLLPRSTSTKNSKSIFNFRNPNSENTPPLSPNIQTNRHAGDDPSASPIKPVLSDLSKSQITESDGQEQASAALNSPTSVIDRSNGQGELLPPLDPSVKVVVRIRPTKDGANWGDRTVKKVSSRSLSVGDRTFSFDSVFDSKSGQEDVFQMVGVPVVENALAGYNTSILSYGQSGSGKTYTLWGPPSAMVEDASPGSCQGIVPRIFQMLFSEIQREQENSEGKQLNYQFRCSFLEIYNEQIGDLLDPTLRNLEIKDDPKNGFYVENLTEEYVTSYEDVTQILIKGLSSRKVGATSMNSKSSRSHIVCTFIIESWCKETSSKCFGSSKTSRMSFVDLAGLDRNKGDDDTGRKCAREDKYVKKSLSRLGLLVNTLAKAPQSGKSEDVPYKSSCLTNLLRESIGGNSKLTVICAISPDNKNNGEILQTLRFGERVKSVRNEPVINEITEDDVNDLSDQIRQLKEELIRAKSSGSLVIKNGYFQGRNVRESLNQLRVSLNRSLILPSIDNDSDEEVNMDEHDVRELREQLDELHNSYEKDIRDNSVSKDSDQLGGSCDTDSIREADFHSSDEKEIEVFEEIDLEFSQNELPPKDNNKLAENLSPTTASLENRSGVSISLCCQSPVLQDPTLSESPKIGNAQRKSVTFAPSCSVSQNNVPDNSKFKSDVLRHSLNQSENIQSSLRSSKIFPGPTESLAASLQRGLQIIDSHQQNSKSSKSAVSFSFEHLALKPVKANSSSQTLPETRPSIDGPSSSFLCASCKKRVYKDDANEVQDSLKTWTVVVDEAGNPNQMTEDGLEEAKKEELENRCKEQAAKIEQLNQLVEQFKSCAENGKEMIPYEEFKDGKKLVRGSSVDIHQPEIIKEKYEIREVQTQFDLGYGNADFDMDEKEVLLKEVQMLRAKLQSRTDALPNKSTESLRSSLLSRSMQLRKSGAFRDNSKEELEKERQRWTEMESDWISLTDDLRIDLESIRRRAEKVEMELKLEKQSTEELDDVLHRSVLGHARMVEHYAELQDKYNDLVAKHRAIMAGIAEVKRAAAKAGAKGRGSRFSKSLATELSVLRVERERERELLKKENKSLKIQLRDTAEAVHAAGELLVRLREAEHSASVAEENFRNVHQENEKLKKQMEKLKRKHKMELITMKQYMAESKLPESALQPLNREDSDIPQNTIIDDDQAWRAEFGAIYQEHY
- the LOC126591384 gene encoding kinesin-like protein KIN-12F isoform X1; this encodes MRTKNKNTDSAGESRFLGTISASSLRNLLPRSTSTKNSKSIFNFRNPNSENTPPLSPNIQTNRHAGDDPSASPIKPVLSDLSKSQITESDGQEQASAALNSPTVKSVIDRSNGQGELLPPLDPSVKVVVRIRPTKDGANWGDRTVKKVSSRSLSVGDRTFSFDSVFDSKSGQEDVFQMVGVPVVENALAGYNTSILSYGQSGSGKTYTLWGPPSAMVEDASPGSCQGIVPRIFQMLFSEIQREQENSEGKQLNYQFRCSFLEIYNEQIGDLLDPTLRNLEIKDDPKNGFYVENLTEEYVTSYEDVTQILIKGLSSRKVGATSMNSKSSRSHIVCTFIIESWCKETSSKCFGSSKTSRMSFVDLAGLDRNKGDDDTGRKCAREDKYVKKSLSRLGLLVNTLAKAPQSGKSEDVPYKSSCLTNLLRESIGGNSKLTVICAISPDNKNNGEILQTLRFGERVKSVRNEPVINEITEDDVNDLSDQIRQLKEELIRAKSSGSLVIKNGYFQGRNVRESLNQLRVSLNRSLILPSIDNDSDEEVNMDEHDVRELREQLDELHNSYEKDIRDNSVSKDSDQLGGSCDTDSIREADFHSSDEKEIEVFEEIDLEFSQNELPPKDNNKLAENLSPTTASLENRSGVSISLCCQSPVLQDPTLSESPKIGNAQRKSVTFAPSCSVSQNNVPDNSKFKSDVLRHSLNQSENIQSSLRSSKIFPGPTESLAASLQRGLQIIDSHQQNSKSSKSAVSFSFEHLALKPVKANSSSQTLPETRPSIDGPSSSFLCASCKKRVYKDDANEVQDSLKTWTVVVDEAGNPNQMTEDGLEEAKKEELENRCKEQAAKIEQLNQLVEQFKSCAENGKEMIPYEEFKDGKKLVRGSSVDIHQPEIIKEKYEIREVQTQFDLGYGNADFDMDEKEVLLKEVQMLRAKLQSRTDALPNKSTESLRSSLLSRSMQLRKSGAFRDNSKEELEKERQRWTEMESDWISLTDDLRIDLESIRRRAEKVEMELKLEKQSTEELDDVLHRSVLGHARMVEHYAELQDKYNDLVAKHRAIMAGIAEVKRAAAKAGAKGRGSRFSKSLATELSVLRVERERERELLKKENKSLKIQLRDTAEAVHAAGELLVRLREAEHSASVAEENFRNVHQENEKLKKQMEKLKRKHKMELITMKQYMAESKLPESALQPLNREDSDIPQNTIIDDDQAWRAEFGAIYQEHY